DNA sequence from the bacterium genome:
CCAAGGAAGTAGCCACGTTGGCCGGAGGGTGCTTCTGGTGCCTCGAAGCCGTCTTCGATGACGTGAAAGGCGTAGACCAAGTGGACTCTGGCTACTCCGGCGGCACCGTTCCTGATCCGACCTATCGTCAGGTCTGTACCGGCACGACGGGGCATGCCGAAGTCGTCCAGGTGACGTTCGACCCGCAAGTCATTTCCTTTAAAGAACTGCTGCAGCTATTCTTCACGGTCCACGATCCCACCACGCTCAACCGCCAAGGCCCGGACGTCGGCACACAGTACCGTTCCGCGATCTTCTAT
Encoded proteins:
- the msrA gene encoding peptide-methionine (S)-S-oxide reductase MsrA, whose amino-acid sequence is MDADRSKEVATLAGGCFWCLEAVFDDVKGVDQVDSGYSGGTVPDPTYRQVCTGTTGHAEVVQVTFDPQVISFKELLQLFFTVHDPTTLNRQGPDVGTQYRSAIFYHSPAQKAIAEQVIKEMTAAQVWPSPIVTEVTPFSTFYKAEDYHQEYFKFNGEQPYCRAVVAPKVAKFRKQFRERLKGAQNVSLG